A genomic segment from Nocardia cyriacigeorgica GUH-2 encodes:
- a CDS encoding DHH family phosphoesterase, protein MTTTGQRAGAAGPAPEPIDGAAAERPGAADFEAAARALAAAGSVTIVCHVQPDADTIGSGLALAQVLDRRGTAVRVSFAEPAQLPVSMSSLPGAHHLVPPGEVPAETDLLVAVDCGSAARLGALADRLDGARSTLVIDHHRSNTRFGTINLVDPSAESTTSVLTRLFDAWGEPIDRPVAHCLYAGLVTDTGSFRWVRPGTHELAERLLATGIDGAEIAQTLLDTHPFGWLPMLSRVLGSARLAPQVHGGVGLVYAFVRRADLDGVTQEEAESVVDIVRTTAEAGVAAVFKESAEPGRWTVSLRSKDSGPDRHDGLDVSAVATALGGGGHRYAAGYTAHGTPEEIVAELLAGLG, encoded by the coding sequence ATGACGACAACTGGACAGCGGGCGGGAGCGGCCGGTCCGGCCCCCGAACCGATCGATGGCGCGGCGGCCGAGCGGCCCGGCGCCGCCGATTTCGAAGCGGCCGCGCGAGCGCTGGCGGCAGCCGGGTCGGTCACCATCGTGTGCCACGTGCAGCCCGACGCCGACACCATCGGCAGCGGGCTGGCGCTCGCGCAGGTGCTGGACCGGCGGGGGACCGCGGTGCGGGTGTCGTTCGCCGAACCCGCGCAGCTGCCGGTCTCGATGAGTTCGCTGCCCGGCGCACACCATCTGGTGCCGCCCGGCGAGGTGCCCGCCGAGACGGATCTGCTGGTCGCCGTCGACTGCGGTAGTGCGGCCCGGCTGGGCGCGCTGGCCGACCGGCTCGACGGCGCGCGCAGCACGCTCGTCATCGACCATCACCGGTCCAACACGCGCTTCGGCACCATCAATCTCGTCGACCCATCGGCCGAATCCACCACCAGCGTGCTCACCCGGCTGTTCGATGCCTGGGGTGAACCGATCGACCGGCCGGTGGCGCACTGCCTGTACGCGGGCCTGGTCACCGACACCGGTTCGTTCCGGTGGGTCCGGCCCGGCACCCATGAACTGGCCGAACGGCTGCTGGCCACCGGCATCGACGGCGCCGAGATCGCCCAGACCCTGCTCGACACCCATCCCTTCGGCTGGCTGCCGATGCTGTCGCGGGTGCTCGGTTCGGCCCGGCTGGCGCCGCAGGTGCACGGGGGAGTGGGCCTGGTGTACGCGTTCGTACGGCGCGCCGACCTGGACGGGGTGACGCAGGAGGAAGCCGAGAGCGTCGTCGATATCGTGCGCACCACGGCCGAAGCCGGGGTGGCCGCGGTGTTCAAGGAATCCGCGGAGCCCGGCCGCTGGACGGTCTCGCTGCGCTCCAAGGACAGCGGCCCGGACCGCCACGACGGACTCGATGTCTCCGCCGTCGCCACCGCGCTGGGCGGCGGCGGACATCGCTACGCCGCGGGCTACACCGCGCACGGAACGCCGGAGGAGATCGTCGCCGAATTGCTCGCGGGTCTGGGGTGA
- a CDS encoding metallophosphoesterase family protein, whose protein sequence is MIPKLMAVSDIHVGHQGNRPVVEQIKPDSPEDWLIVAGDVAEKSDDIRWALELLRSRFKTVIWVPGNHELWTTAKDPVQMHGLARYEYLVSICRDLDVLTPEDPFPVWRGAGAEQYGGAVTLAPMFLLYDYSFLPEGTKTKAEGLALARERNVVATDEFLLSPDPYLTRDAWCHARVQVTERKLNALPEGTPLVLINHFPLVREPTDVLFYPEFALWCGTDLTADWHIRYNVVCSVYGHLHIPRTTYYEGVRFEEVSLGYPREWQRRGLPDNLLRQILPEPEYPPGTLNSWGGHFKVTPEMEAAAAEMRSKAQRRRGI, encoded by the coding sequence GTGATACCCAAGTTGATGGCGGTGAGCGACATTCATGTCGGGCACCAGGGCAATCGTCCCGTCGTCGAACAGATCAAACCCGACTCGCCGGAGGACTGGCTGATCGTCGCCGGTGACGTCGCGGAGAAGTCCGATGACATCCGGTGGGCGCTGGAGCTGCTGCGCAGCCGCTTCAAGACGGTGATCTGGGTGCCGGGCAACCATGAACTGTGGACCACGGCCAAGGACCCGGTGCAGATGCACGGCCTCGCGCGCTACGAGTACCTGGTCTCGATCTGCCGGGACCTGGACGTGCTGACCCCGGAAGACCCGTTCCCGGTGTGGCGGGGCGCGGGCGCGGAACAGTACGGCGGCGCGGTGACGCTGGCGCCGATGTTCCTGCTCTACGACTACTCGTTCCTGCCCGAGGGCACCAAGACCAAGGCCGAGGGCCTGGCGCTGGCGCGCGAACGCAATGTGGTCGCCACCGACGAGTTCCTGCTCTCGCCCGATCCCTACCTCACCCGCGACGCCTGGTGCCACGCCCGCGTGCAGGTCACCGAGCGCAAACTCAACGCGCTGCCCGAGGGCACTCCGCTGGTGCTGATCAACCATTTCCCGCTGGTCCGCGAACCCACGGACGTGCTGTTCTATCCGGAGTTCGCGCTCTGGTGCGGCACCGACCTGACCGCCGACTGGCATATCCGCTACAACGTGGTCTGCTCGGTCTACGGCCACCTGCACATCCCGCGCACCACCTATTACGAGGGTGTCCGCTTCGAGGAAGTGTCGCTGGGTTATCCGCGCGAATGGCAGCGCCGCGGCCTTCCCGACAATCTGCTGCGCCAGATCCTGCCCGAGCCGGAGTATCCGCCGGGCACGCTCAACTCCTGGGGCGGGCATTTCAAAGTGACGCCGGAGATGGAAGCCGCTGCCGCGGAGATGCGCAGCAA
- a CDS encoding DUF503 domain-containing protein: protein MYLGALEFDILLGDVHSLKEKRSVIRPILAELQRFGVSAAEGGEHDRYRRSLLGVAMVSAGMDHLTEVLDKCERHVAARPELQLLAVRRRVFGPED, encoded by the coding sequence GTGTACCTCGGTGCACTCGAGTTCGACATCCTGCTCGGAGACGTGCATTCGCTGAAAGAGAAGCGTTCGGTGATCCGGCCCATCCTGGCCGAGTTGCAGCGCTTCGGGGTGAGTGCCGCCGAGGGCGGGGAACATGACCGCTACCGTCGCTCGTTGCTCGGAGTAGCCATGGTCAGTGCCGGAATGGACCATCTGACCGAGGTGCTCGACAAGTGTGAACGGCATGTCGCGGCACGTCCGGAGTTACAGTTGCTGGCGGTACGCCGCCGGGTCTTCGGACCCGAAGATTAG
- a CDS encoding ferritin-like domain-containing protein, with product MSMTESERRALLDALGAEHAAVYAYGLIAAYASPERDQVVAEHTAAHRARRDSTIDAIEAAGITAPPPDAAYTMPFPVTDPVAAARLAATVESDTAAAWRSVVEQGESEAVRRMGVDALTECALRLTVWQSILGMSPPTTAFPGQP from the coding sequence ATGAGCATGACCGAATCCGAACGCCGCGCCCTGCTCGACGCACTCGGCGCCGAACACGCCGCCGTCTACGCCTACGGCCTGATCGCGGCCTACGCCTCCCCCGAACGCGACCAGGTGGTGGCCGAGCACACCGCCGCCCACCGGGCCCGGCGCGACAGCACCATCGATGCGATCGAGGCGGCGGGTATCACCGCACCCCCGCCGGATGCCGCCTACACCATGCCGTTCCCGGTGACCGATCCGGTCGCCGCCGCGCGCCTGGCCGCCACCGTGGAGTCCGATACCGCCGCGGCGTGGCGTTCGGTGGTCGAACAGGGTGAGTCGGAGGCCGTGCGCCGCATGGGGGTGGATGCGCTCACCGAATGCGCGCTGCGCCTTACGGTCTGGCAGTCCATTCTCGGTATGTCGCCGCCGACGACAGCGTTCCCCGGTCAGCCGTAG
- a CDS encoding MATE family efflux transporter, with the protein MLGLALPTLGVLVAEPLYLLFDLAVVGRLGALALAGLAVGGLILAQVSSQLTFLAYGTTARAARKHGAGDERGAVAEGVQASWLAAGIGLLIVAVVQIFAVPIVAAISGGGDIAAEALDWVRIALFGVPLILLSMAGNGWMRGVQQTRRPLTYVVAGLALSAALCPVLVHGLLGAPRMELPGSAVANVIGQAVTAALFVSALVRERVELRPHPSVMRAQLVLGRDLIARSLAFQACFVSAAAVAARFGAASVAAHQLVLQLWNFLALTLDSLAIAAQTLVGAALGAGNASGARGLARRITGWSEIFALGLAALFAAGAAVIPPLFTDDPAVLDRTGVVWWFFVALIPVAGVVFALDGVLLGAGDAAYLRTTTLGAALLGFLPAIWLSLVFDWGIAGIWSGLMAFMVLRLMAVVWRALSGRWATVGAEVPRAAR; encoded by the coding sequence ATTCTCGGGTTGGCGTTACCGACGCTGGGTGTCCTCGTCGCCGAACCTCTGTATCTGCTGTTCGACCTGGCGGTGGTCGGCAGGCTGGGCGCGTTGGCGCTCGCGGGCCTGGCCGTCGGCGGATTGATTCTGGCGCAGGTGAGTTCGCAGCTGACCTTCCTCGCCTACGGCACCACGGCGCGGGCGGCGCGCAAGCATGGGGCGGGTGACGAGCGCGGTGCGGTCGCCGAAGGTGTGCAGGCGAGTTGGCTGGCCGCGGGGATCGGGCTGCTGATCGTCGCGGTGGTGCAGATCTTCGCGGTGCCGATCGTCGCGGCGATCTCCGGCGGTGGTGATATCGCGGCCGAAGCGCTGGACTGGGTGCGGATCGCGCTGTTCGGCGTCCCGCTGATCCTGCTGTCCATGGCGGGCAATGGATGGATGCGTGGCGTGCAGCAGACGCGTCGGCCGTTGACATATGTCGTTGCCGGCCTGGCGTTATCGGCCGCGTTGTGCCCGGTGCTGGTGCATGGGCTACTCGGTGCGCCGCGAATGGAATTGCCCGGTTCGGCGGTGGCCAATGTCATCGGGCAGGCGGTGACGGCCGCGCTGTTCGTGTCGGCGCTGGTTCGCGAACGGGTCGAGCTGCGCCCGCACCCGTCGGTCATGCGCGCGCAACTGGTGCTCGGCCGGGATCTGATCGCCCGCAGCCTCGCCTTCCAGGCCTGCTTCGTCTCGGCCGCCGCGGTCGCCGCCCGGTTCGGTGCGGCCTCGGTCGCGGCGCATCAGCTGGTGTTGCAGCTGTGGAACTTCCTCGCCTTGACCCTGGATTCGCTGGCCATCGCGGCGCAAACACTGGTCGGTGCGGCACTCGGCGCGGGCAACGCTTCCGGGGCTCGTGGGCTGGCCCGCCGGATCACCGGCTGGTCGGAGATCTTCGCGCTCGGCCTGGCCGCGCTCTTCGCCGCCGGTGCCGCGGTGATTCCGCCGCTGTTCACCGACGATCCCGCCGTGCTCGATCGCACGGGAGTGGTGTGGTGGTTCTTCGTCGCGTTGATCCCGGTGGCGGGCGTCGTCTTCGCGCTCGACGGCGTACTGCTCGGTGCCGGCGACGCCGCCTATCTACGCACCACCACCCTCGGCGCCGCGCTGCTCGGCTTCCTGCCCGCCATCTGGTTGTCGCTGGTCTTCGATTGGGGGATCGCCGGTATCTGGTCGGGCCTGATGGCGTTCATGGTGCTGCGGCTGATGGCCGTCGTCTGGCGGGCGTTGTCCGGCCGCTGGGCCACCGTGGGCGCCGAGGTGCCGCGTGCCGCACGGTGA
- the rbfA gene encoding 30S ribosome-binding factor RbfA, translating to MADQARARRLAKRISAIVATAIEYEVKDPRLRFVTVTDAKVTGDLRDATVYYTVMGETVDAEPDYAAAAAGLEKAKGVLRSKVGAGTGVKFTPTLAFVLDTVPDAARQMEDLLAKARAADDEVAKVAANATHAGDADPYKVDSDED from the coding sequence ATGGCGGATCAAGCCAGGGCACGCCGACTCGCCAAGCGGATCTCGGCGATCGTCGCTACGGCGATCGAATACGAGGTGAAGGATCCGCGGCTGCGGTTCGTGACCGTGACCGATGCGAAAGTGACCGGCGATCTCCGCGACGCCACCGTGTACTACACGGTGATGGGCGAAACCGTCGACGCCGAACCGGATTATGCCGCCGCGGCAGCGGGTCTGGAGAAGGCCAAGGGCGTGCTGCGTTCGAAGGTGGGCGCGGGAACCGGGGTCAAGTTCACCCCGACGCTGGCGTTCGTCCTCGATACCGTGCCGGACGCGGCGCGGCAGATGGAGGACCTGCTGGCCAAGGCCAGGGCCGCCGACGACGAGGTGGCGAAGGTGGCCGCCAACGCCACTCACGCCGGCGACGCCGACCCGTACAAGGTGGACTCCGATGAAGACTAG
- the infB gene encoding translation initiation factor IF-2 yields the protein MAGKARVHELAKELGVTSKELLATLKEQGEFVKSASSTVEAPVARRLRESFASKSAPANGAKAGAKPGPSTAARPAAKPAAGGPRPGPRTPAPAQAAAPEAPATPAPRPGPAVKPGPAPAPAKEAAQAPSPAPAAKAAPQAQPGARPTPGAPRPGQQQRPGAPAQGGPRPAGPKPGPKTPRVGNNPYSSAPAPERERPAPRPGPGQAGGRPVPGQGGPRPGPAQGGPRPGPAQGGPRPAAAQGGGPRPGGPRPSPGSMPPRPSPGAMPARSARPGPTGGGRPGRPGAGGAGRPGGGGGGGYRGGGGGAPGAGAGAPAAGGFRGRPGGGGGRPGGPGGRGGAAGAFGRPGGAPRRGRKSKRAKRAEYENMQAPAVGGVRLPRGNGEIIRLARGASLSDFAEKIDANPASLVQALFNLGEMVTATQSVNDETLELLGSEMNYVVHVVSPEDEDRELLESFDLSYGEDEGGEEDLEQRPPVVTVMGHVDHGKTRLLDTIRKANVREGEAGGITQHIGAYQVLTHLGEDDRLITFIDTPGHEAFTAMRARGAKATDIAILVVAADDGVMPQTVEAINHAQAADVPIVVAVNKIDKEGANPEKIRQQLTEYNLVAEEYGGDTMFVDISAKQGTNIDALLEAVLLTADAALDLRANPDMDAQGVAIEAHLDRGRGPVATVLIQRGTLRVGDSIVAGDAYGRVRRMVDEHGEDVEAALPSRPVQVVGFTSVPGAGDNLLVVDEDRIARQIADRRNARKRNALAARSRKRISLEDLDAALKETSELNLILKGDNSGTVEALEEALLGIEVDDEVRLRVIDRGVGGVTETNVNLASASNAIIIGFNVRAEGKATELANREGVDIRYYSVIYQAIDEIEKALKGMLKPIYEEVELGRAEIRAIFRSSKVGNIAGCMVTSGSVKRNAKARLLRDNVVIAETVTISSLKREKDDATEVREGFECGMTLTYSDIKEGDVIEAYELREKPRD from the coding sequence GTGGCAGGCAAGGCCCGCGTGCACGAGTTGGCCAAGGAACTCGGTGTCACGAGCAAGGAACTACTCGCAACGCTCAAGGAGCAAGGCGAGTTCGTGAAGTCGGCGTCGTCGACGGTGGAAGCACCCGTCGCGCGCCGGCTGCGTGAATCGTTCGCATCCAAATCCGCACCGGCGAACGGTGCCAAGGCCGGGGCCAAGCCCGGTCCGTCGACCGCGGCCCGTCCGGCCGCCAAACCCGCCGCGGGTGGTCCGCGTCCGGGTCCGCGTACCCCGGCGCCGGCCCAGGCCGCCGCTCCCGAGGCGCCCGCGACCCCGGCCCCGCGTCCCGGCCCGGCCGTGAAGCCCGGTCCCGCGCCCGCTCCCGCCAAGGAAGCCGCGCAGGCCCCGAGCCCGGCCCCGGCCGCCAAGGCCGCCCCGCAGGCCCAGCCCGGTGCCCGGCCAACGCCGGGTGCTCCGCGTCCCGGTCAGCAGCAGCGTCCGGGTGCCCCGGCGCAGGGTGGTCCGCGTCCGGCCGGTCCCAAGCCCGGCCCGAAGACCCCGCGCGTCGGCAACAACCCCTACTCGTCGGCTCCCGCGCCCGAGCGTGAGCGTCCGGCCCCGCGTCCCGGCCCCGGCCAGGCCGGTGGTCGTCCGGTGCCCGGTCAGGGTGGTCCGCGTCCGGGTCCGGCGCAGGGCGGTCCCCGTCCCGGCCCGGCCCAGGGTGGTCCGCGCCCGGCCGCCGCGCAGGGCGGTGGCCCGCGTCCCGGCGGTCCGCGTCCGAGCCCCGGCTCGATGCCCCCGCGTCCCAGCCCCGGTGCCATGCCTGCGCGTTCGGCGCGTCCGGGCCCGACCGGCGGCGGTCGTCCCGGTCGTCCCGGTGCCGGCGGCGCCGGTCGTCCCGGTGGCGGCGGCGGTGGCGGCTACCGCGGTGGCGGTGGCGGTGCACCCGGTGCCGGTGCCGGTGCACCCGCGGCCGGTGGTTTCCGCGGTCGTCCCGGTGGCGGCGGTGGTCGCCCGGGCGGTCCCGGCGGTCGCGGTGGTGCGGCCGGTGCGTTCGGCCGTCCCGGTGGCGCTCCGCGTCGTGGCCGTAAGTCGAAGCGGGCCAAGCGCGCCGAGTACGAGAACATGCAGGCGCCCGCCGTCGGCGGCGTGCGGCTGCCGCGCGGCAACGGCGAGATCATCCGGCTCGCCCGCGGCGCCTCGCTGTCGGACTTCGCCGAGAAGATCGACGCGAACCCGGCCTCGCTGGTGCAGGCCCTGTTCAACCTCGGTGAGATGGTCACCGCGACCCAGTCGGTGAACGACGAGACCCTCGAGCTGCTCGGCAGTGAGATGAACTACGTCGTGCACGTGGTCAGCCCCGAGGACGAGGACCGCGAGCTGCTGGAATCGTTCGACCTCAGCTACGGCGAGGACGAGGGCGGCGAGGAAGACCTCGAGCAGCGTCCGCCGGTGGTGACCGTCATGGGTCACGTCGACCACGGTAAGACTCGACTGCTGGACACCATCCGCAAGGCCAACGTCCGCGAGGGCGAGGCCGGCGGCATCACCCAGCACATCGGCGCCTACCAGGTGCTGACCCACCTCGGTGAGGACGATCGCCTGATCACCTTCATCGACACCCCGGGTCACGAGGCGTTCACCGCCATGCGTGCCCGCGGTGCCAAGGCCACCGACATCGCGATCCTGGTGGTCGCCGCCGACGACGGCGTCATGCCGCAGACGGTGGAGGCGATCAACCACGCCCAGGCGGCCGACGTGCCGATCGTGGTCGCGGTCAACAAGATCGACAAGGAAGGCGCGAACCCGGAGAAGATCCGGCAGCAGCTGACCGAGTACAACCTGGTGGCCGAGGAGTACGGCGGCGACACCATGTTCGTCGACATCTCCGCCAAGCAGGGCACCAATATCGACGCTCTGCTGGAAGCGGTGCTGCTCACCGCCGACGCGGCGCTGGACCTGCGGGCCAACCCGGACATGGACGCCCAGGGTGTCGCCATCGAGGCGCATCTGGACCGCGGTCGCGGCCCGGTCGCCACGGTGCTGATCCAGCGCGGCACGCTGCGCGTCGGCGATTCGATCGTGGCCGGCGACGCCTACGGTCGCGTGCGCCGGATGGTCGACGAGCACGGCGAGGACGTCGAGGCGGCGCTGCCGTCGCGGCCGGTCCAGGTCGTCGGTTTCACCTCGGTGCCCGGCGCCGGTGACAACCTGCTCGTCGTCGACGAGGACCGCATCGCGCGCCAGATCGCCGACCGGCGCAACGCGCGCAAGCGCAACGCGCTGGCCGCACGCAGCCGCAAGCGGATCAGCCTGGAAGATCTGGATGCCGCGCTGAAGGAGACTTCGGAGCTGAACCTGATCCTCAAGGGCGACAACTCCGGTACCGTCGAGGCCCTCGAAGAGGCGCTGCTCGGTATCGAGGTCGACGACGAGGTGCGCCTGCGGGTCATCGACCGCGGAGTCGGTGGCGTCACCGAGACCAACGTCAACCTGGCCTCGGCCTCGAACGCGATCATCATCGGGTTCAACGTGCGCGCGGAGGGCAAGGCGACCGAGCTGGCCAACCGCGAGGGCGTCGACATCCGGTACTACTCGGTGATCTACCAGGCCATCGACGAGATCGAGAAGGCCCTCAAGGGCATGCTCAAGCCGATCTACGAAGAGGTCGAGCTGGGCCGCGCGGAGATCCGGGCGATCTTCCGGTCGTCGAAGGTCGGCAATATCGCCGGTTGCATGGTCACCTCGGGTTCGGTCAAGCGCAATGCCAAGGCGCGCCTGCTGCGCGACAACGTGGTCATCGCCGAGACCGTCACCATCTCCTCGCTCAAGCGGGAGAAGGACGACGCGACCGAGGTCCGCGAGGGCTTCGAATGCGGTATGACGCTCACCTACTCCGACATCAAGGAAGGCGACGTCATCGAGGCCTACGAGTTGCGCGAGAAGCCGCGCGACTGA
- the nusA gene encoding transcription termination factor NusA: protein MNIEIEALRAIVADKGISIETVISAIESALLTAYRHTEGHQPNARIDINQKTGVVRVMARELDADGNVISEWDDTPEGFGRIAATTARQVVLQRLRDAENEKSFGEFSTHEGDIVGGVVQRDARANARGTVVVRIGSELHGAEGLIPPAEQVPGESYEHGDRIKCYVVGVSRGPRGPQITLSRTHPNLVRRLFALEVPEIADGSVEIVAVAREAGHRSKIAVRSTVAGVNAKGACIGPMGQRVRNVMSELAGEKIDIIDYADDPATFVGNALSPSKVVSVTIVDPDARAARVVVPDFQLSLAIGKEGQNARLAARLTGWRIDIRSDAAPDTGGGVRTEAQHS, encoded by the coding sequence ATGAACATCGAAATCGAAGCCTTGCGCGCGATCGTCGCCGACAAGGGGATCTCGATCGAGACCGTGATCTCCGCGATCGAGTCCGCGCTGCTGACCGCCTACCGCCATACCGAGGGCCATCAGCCCAACGCGCGCATCGACATCAACCAGAAGACCGGCGTGGTCCGGGTGATGGCGCGCGAACTCGACGCCGACGGCAACGTCATCTCCGAATGGGACGACACCCCGGAGGGTTTCGGCCGCATCGCCGCCACCACCGCCCGCCAGGTCGTGTTGCAGCGGTTGCGCGATGCCGAGAACGAGAAGTCCTTCGGCGAATTCTCCACCCATGAGGGCGATATCGTCGGCGGTGTCGTCCAGCGCGATGCCCGCGCCAACGCCCGCGGCACCGTGGTGGTGCGCATCGGCAGCGAACTGCACGGCGCCGAGGGCCTGATCCCGCCCGCCGAACAGGTGCCGGGCGAGAGCTACGAGCACGGCGACCGGATCAAGTGCTACGTCGTCGGCGTCTCGCGCGGCCCGCGCGGCCCGCAGATCACCCTCTCGCGCACCCATCCGAATCTGGTGCGGCGGCTGTTCGCGCTCGAGGTGCCCGAAATCGCCGACGGGTCGGTGGAGATCGTCGCCGTCGCCCGCGAGGCGGGGCACCGGTCCAAGATCGCGGTGCGCTCCACCGTCGCGGGAGTCAACGCCAAGGGCGCCTGCATCGGGCCGATGGGCCAGCGCGTGCGCAATGTGATGAGCGAACTGGCCGGGGAGAAGATCGACATCATCGACTACGCCGACGATCCGGCGACCTTCGTCGGTAATGCGCTCTCGCCGTCGAAGGTGGTGTCGGTCACAATCGTGGACCCGGACGCCCGGGCCGCGCGCGTGGTCGTCCCCGATTTCCAGCTCTCGCTGGCCATCGGCAAGGAGGGCCAGAACGCCCGCCTGGCCGCCCGGCTGACCGGCTGGCGTATCGATATCCGCAGCGACGCGGCCCCCGACACCGGTGGTGGCGTGCGGACCGAGGCCCAGCACAGTTGA
- the rimP gene encoding ribosome maturation factor RimP → MPMPTEERVSQLVAGLVERRGFDLEGVEISTAGRHADAQARVRVIVDSDDPADLDAIAELSNELSAQLDDAGDFGESPYLLEVSTPGIDRPLSTERHWRRAQGRKARITLRPGAEPPDPGAKATFDARVGKLAGDTVALVLGGKAKPHRVHVPLADIATAVVQVEFSPPGPRELELAGGVAPGRPIPGSEPGTTVPAGEDAADTGGTSGASPQPVAASDSIEGTVE, encoded by the coding sequence ATGCCGATGCCGACCGAGGAAAGGGTGAGCCAGCTCGTTGCTGGACTCGTCGAACGCCGGGGATTCGATCTCGAGGGCGTCGAGATCTCGACGGCCGGACGGCATGCCGATGCCCAGGCTCGGGTTCGGGTGATCGTGGACAGCGACGACCCGGCCGACCTCGACGCCATCGCCGAACTCAGCAACGAGCTCTCGGCCCAGCTCGACGACGCGGGTGACTTCGGGGAATCGCCGTATCTGCTCGAGGTCTCCACCCCGGGCATCGACCGCCCGCTGAGCACCGAACGGCATTGGCGGCGCGCTCAGGGCCGCAAGGCGCGGATAACGCTGCGCCCCGGCGCCGAACCACCCGATCCCGGCGCGAAGGCGACCTTCGACGCGCGCGTGGGCAAGCTGGCCGGCGACACCGTCGCGCTGGTGCTCGGCGGCAAGGCCAAGCCGCACCGGGTGCACGTGCCGCTGGCCGATATCGCGACCGCCGTGGTGCAGGTGGAGTTCTCCCCGCCCGGCCCCCGCGAACTCGAACTGGCCGGCGGCGTCGCGCCGGGCCGGCCGATCCCCGGCAGTGAGCCGGGCACGACTGTTCCCGCGGGAGAGGACGCCGCGGACACCGGAGGAACCAGCGGGGCGTCGCCCCAGCCTGTAGCAGCGTCCGATTCGATCGAAGGGACCGTGGAATGA
- a CDS encoding YlxR family protein, producing MRTCIGCRKRELAADLLRIVARNGSGDVVEIVPDPRRRLPGRGAWLHPFSACLSLAVRRRAIGRALRVSGHLDISALEHYLENRHEHS from the coding sequence GTGCGAACGTGTATCGGATGCCGTAAGCGCGAGCTGGCCGCCGATCTGTTGCGGATCGTGGCCCGGAACGGCAGCGGCGACGTTGTCGAGATCGTGCCCGACCCGCGGCGCAGACTTCCCGGACGGGGTGCCTGGTTGCACCCCTTTTCGGCTTGTCTGAGCCTGGCGGTTCGGCGCCGAGCGATCGGCAGAGCACTACGAGTGTCCGGACATCTGGATATCTCAGCCCTGGAGCATTACCTCGAGAACAGGCACGAGCACTCATGA
- a CDS encoding NAD(P)H-binding protein — MTILVTGATGNIGRKVVDHLLTRGATGVRALTTNPAKAALPPEVEVAHGYLRRIETLPAALEGVDSLYLAPAAETVGEVLELARAAGVRHVVDLSGEPESWWGSVTAAVEASGTAWTHLWPGDFMENTLTWAQQIRDTGAVREPYPDIASAPIAMDDIAAVAAVALLEPDAHIGKAHWLAGPEILTRRELVRQLGIALGRDIEFRQVSRDEAVVALTPSMGDTAEWYVDNVLGGGEENPTAPTESVEQLTGRPAITFAQWAKDNAAVFGVQPAPGR; from the coding sequence GTGACGATCCTGGTGACCGGTGCGACGGGCAATATCGGCCGGAAGGTCGTGGATCACCTACTGACACGGGGAGCGACAGGGGTGCGCGCCCTGACCACCAACCCGGCCAAGGCCGCCTTGCCTCCGGAAGTCGAAGTGGCGCACGGATATCTGCGGCGGATCGAGACCTTGCCCGCCGCTCTGGAGGGTGTGGACAGCCTGTACCTCGCACCGGCCGCCGAGACCGTCGGCGAGGTGCTGGAGCTCGCGCGGGCGGCGGGCGTGCGACACGTGGTCGATCTGTCCGGCGAACCGGAGAGCTGGTGGGGGAGTGTGACCGCCGCGGTCGAGGCCAGTGGCACGGCCTGGACGCATCTGTGGCCCGGTGACTTCATGGAAAACACCCTGACCTGGGCCCAGCAGATCCGCGATACCGGCGCCGTGCGGGAACCGTATCCCGATATCGCCAGTGCGCCGATCGCGATGGACGATATCGCCGCCGTCGCCGCGGTCGCGCTACTGGAACCCGATGCCCATATCGGCAAGGCGCACTGGCTGGCCGGCCCCGAAATCCTGACCAGGCGAGAGTTGGTGCGTCAGCTCGGCATAGCACTGGGGCGGGACATCGAGTTCCGCCAGGTCTCCCGCGACGAAGCGGTGGTGGCGCTGACGCCGAGCATGGGCGATACCGCCGAATGGTATGTCGACAACGTGCTCGGCGGCGGTGAGGAGAACCCGACCGCCCCGACCGAGAGTGTCGAACAGCTCACCGGCCGTCCCGCCATCACCTTCGCCCAATGGGCGAAGGACAACGCCGCCGTTTTCGGAGTCCAGCCCGCCCCGGGACGCTGA